One segment of Daphnia magna isolate NIES linkage group LG2, ASM2063170v1.1, whole genome shotgun sequence DNA contains the following:
- the LOC116915964 gene encoding 3-ketodihydrosphingosine reductase — translation MLHIIWDLMTIEFVIVTGIALIFGTWVGFYAAKPRSLKGKHVMITGGSSGIGKYLAIECAKNGAHVSLVARNPALLEEARAEILKFASAAEQKVSCFSTDVSGPYEQVERTVLQAEEELGPLFLLANCAGYAKAARFEDTSVEEMKKLMAVNYLGAAQFSRAVISGMKGRREGSIVFVSSQGGLCGIYGFAAYAASKFALRGLAEALAMELKPYNLTVTVSFPPDTDTPGFAEENKDKPEETRLISESAGLFSPETVAKLLLDHSLKGKFISTVGLEGFLQSTVCAGMSPVTSFVDLLIQVFSMGLVRLVSAFYLFKFDRIVVKCMENRDKKKRSL, via the exons ATGCTACATATTATTTGGGATCTTATGACGATTGAGTTCGTTATAGTGACCGGTATTGCCCTAATATTTGGGACTTGGGTTGGATTTTATGCTGCCAAACCTAGAAGTCTTAAAGGAAAACATGTTATG ATAACTGGAGGTTCAAGTGGTATTGGAAAATATTTAGCGATAGAATGTGCGAAGAATGGGGCTCACGTGTCCTTAGTTGCAAGAAACCCAGCCCTTCTTGAAGAAGCCAGAGCTGAAATCTTAAAGTTTGCTTCTGCTGCTGAACAAAAAGTGTCATGTTTTTCCA CTGATGTGAGTGGGCCATATGAACAAGTTGAACGCACAGTACTACAGGCAGAAGAGGAACTAGGACCCCTATTTCTATTAGCTAATTGTGCTGGCTATGCTAAAGCAGCACGCTTTGAAGATACTTCTGTAGAAGAAATGAAG AAATTAATGGCTGTCAACTACCTTGGAGCAGCTCAATTTTCACGAGCTGTCATTAGTGGAATGAAAGGGAGAAGAGAAGGGTCCATTGTATTTGTGTCATCCCAAGGTGGTTTGTGCGGCATTTATGGATTTGCTGCTTACGCGGCATCGAAATTTGCATTACGTGGTTTGGCGGAAGCGCTTGCCATGGAG TTGAAACCTTATAATTTGACGGTTACTGTCAGTTTCCCACCTGATACGGACACGCCTGGCTTTGccgaagaaaacaaagataagCCCGAAGAGACTCGCCTTATTTCAGAATCGGCTGGGCTATTTTCGCCTGAAACTGTCGCAAAACTTTTACTGGATCACAGTTTG AAAGGAAAATTTATCAGCACGGTTGGGTTGGAAGGATTTCTGCAGTCAACAGTTTGCGCTGGAATGTCACCTGTTACTTCATTCGTTGATTTACTCATACAG GTGTTTTCAATGGGACTTGTTCGTCTAGTTTCCGCTTTTTACCTGTTCAAATTTGACCGGATTGTTGTCAAATGCATGGAGAacagagataaaaaaaagcgTTCTCTGTGA
- the LOC123470238 gene encoding folate receptor alpha-like, translating to MRSHKKRTAGHYFVTFFLILGLLSSVFSQISIKDKRQLVNSCIDGNNHKREPGPEDSLHQQCSPWKNNSCCTGNTTVHAHGGKMYGFNYNHCPNKKMSNKCLEHFVQDLCFYECSPNVGPWVQMVSSMKMRRERFLGVPLCATDCDDWFKACKDDFTCTDNWTLNFEWINGTNRCRPESECRTFSEIFQNSSNFCERVWDHSWKYTDNSEPCMRIWFDGSQGNPNENVARWKIQQSNSAVSYKVSSVQLLLCIFPALLLSVN from the exons ATGCGCTCccataaaaaaagaactgcCGGACACTATTTCGTcaccttttttcttatatTAGGATTGCTTAGTTCAGTTTTTAGTCAAATCAGCATAAAAGATAAGAGGCAATTGGTGAATTCCTGTATCGATGGCAATAATCACAAACGAGAGCCTGGACCGGAAGATTCTTTACACCAACAG tgttcACCATGGAAAAACAATTCTTGTTGCACGGGAAATACGACTGTTCATGCTCACGGAGGGAAAATGTACGGCTTTAACTACAACCACTgtccaaacaagaaaatgtcAAACAAATGTTTGGAACATTTTGTACAAGACCTGTGCTTTTACGAATGTTCCCCTAACGTTGGTCCATGGGTTCAGATG GTATCAAGCATGAAAATGCGCCGAGAAAGATTTTTAGGCGTGCCTCTCTGTGCTACCGACTGTGATGATTGGTTTAAAGCTTGCAAGGATGATTTTACTTGTACAGACAACTGGACACTGAATTTCGAATGGATAAATGGGACCAATCGTTGCCGACCTGAATCAGAATGTCGCACGTTCTCAGAAATCTTTCAAAATTCGTCTAATTTCTGTGAACGG GTTTGGGATCATTCCTGGAAGTATACCGATAATTCTGAACCCTGCATGCGTATCTGGTTTGATGGTAGTCAAGGCAACCCTAATGAAAATGTAGCACGCTGGAAAATTCAACAAAGTAACAGCGCTGTGAGTTACAAAGTTTCTTCAGTTCAGTTACTTTTGTGCATCTTCCCTGCCTTGTTGTTGTCTGTTAACTAG
- the LOC116915962 gene encoding suppressor of cytokine signaling 6 has protein sequence MKKLNWSGLDFLRRDRGAIARESSSNTSTQLVTNRWSSESKLHMTDTVSQSSGDLNQEKPLSNKGRLSFSDLLRLKRNPTAQGYSEPKTKSSLLDTLKRKFKIARSEHSRIRQMNKRHSFSLSISSIAEESSERDSLQKSKTLPTVQQNCRLCALPNSVRSARDNYCAIHNLDPLSENQDDNNDNSLSVAVQEARPPPVNGSESLYPISTAETEMSSHSPRSAVALTTAASNNSNLAWELFKLVKYGWYWGRMTRGEAERKLIDQPDGAFLVRDSSDDCHLLSLSFRSYGRTLHTRIEHTNGYFSFYAYPEAEQHSSVGQLIEHLMDTSRSGIFCYSRSRSPGSPSYPVRLTKPVSRFSEVLPLQYMCRFVIRQYVRMDHIEALPLPESLKSFIVRGNS, from the exons ATGAAGAAACTTAATTGGAGTGGTTTAGACTTTCTACGAAGGGATCGAGGAGCGATCGCTCGCGAATCGAGCTCTAATACATCAACCCAATTAGTGACCAATCGATGGAGCTCTGAGTCAAAACTTCACATGACGGACACAGTTTCTCAGAGCAGTGGTGATCTAAATCAAGAGAAACCTCTCTCTAATAAAGGCAGGTTAAGTTTCAGTGATCTTCTTAGGCTAAAAAGAAATCCAACTGCACAGGGATACTCAGAACCCAAAACTAAATCCAGCTTACTTGACACATTGAAACGCAAGTTCAAGATTGCACGAAGTGAACACTCTCGCATCAGACAAATGAACAAGAGACACAGTTTCTCCCTTTCTATTTCATCCATTGCAGAAGAATCAAGTGAGCGTGATTCATTACAGAAGAGCAAAACATTACCCACTGTTCAACAAAATTGTCGGCTATGTGCTCTGCCTAACTCTGTGAGAAGTGCAAGAGACAATTATTGTGCTATTCATAATCTTGATCCACTCTCAGAAAATCAAGATGATAATAATGACAACAGCTTATCAGTAGCTGTACAA GAAGCAAGGCCACCTCCTGTCAATGGCTCAGAATCTTTATATCCCATTAGTACTGCAGAAACCGAAATGTCCTCACATAGTCCTAGAAGCGCGGTGGCACTAACCACAGCTGCCTCCAATAATAGTAACTTAGCCTGGGAACTCTTCAAATTGGTCAAATATGGATGGTATTGGGGGCGAATGACTCGGGGAGAAGCAGAGCGGAAGTTGATAGATCAGCCCGATGGAGCCTTTCTGGTGCGTGATTCGTCCGACGATTGTCACCTGTTGAGCTTGAGTTTTCGTTCTTATGGGCGAACGTTGCATACACGGATTGAGCACACTAACGGCTACTTCAGCTTTTATGCCTACCCAGAGGCCGAACAGCACAGTAGTGTCGGCCAACTTATCGAGCACTTGATGGATACGTCTCGTTCTGGCATCTTTTGCTATTCTAG GTCGCGTTCTCCTGGATCTCCCTCCTACCCCGTCCGATTGACCAAGCCTGTATCGCGTTTCTCAGAAGTGCTACCATTGCAGTACATGTGTCGCTTCGTCATTCGCCAGTACGTCCGGATGGATCATATTGAAGCTCTGCCTCTGCCCGAGTCCCTCAAATCTTTCATCGTTCGGGGCAATTCGTAA
- the LOC116915972 gene encoding E3 ubiquitin-protein ligase KCMF1 yields MSRHEGVSCDSCIKGNFRGLRFKCLICYDYDLCATCYEAGATNTRHTADHPMQCILTRSDYDTFYGGESISSDTTQSFTCPYCGKLGYTETGLYDHVTADHTETPYEVVCPICASLPGGEPNQVTEDFAAHLTMEHRGGIIGNNGVLREEEPGGIGRGVRRIPHPARGSSGPRTRRPNMHFTSTGSVLTSSGSTPGSNSSSSRERDREREREAMDPIAELLSQLSGVRRGLSGVSGASGLGSVLGLGALGSLGGALGSLGANLSGPSPGSSSSGLPTPSGRGRLLGLVGRDNAGAFSELVSNGASGQSQPQLERHQALRLPRRQTQVISAPSTFSSTNVNTGAAPNGSGSVVPTNISVGSRDSTSNSHLLLSRLGNVLKDDRKESNSKTCQDRSLFIQDLILSTLAAGFELDIDRDLTTPLSSVDLSRDVLPTDPPPKNDLTSTRANHVGGAPVTSTTSTTLGTVGISAADTMVVSPSTSVTAASAFPEGSSNSRPATVISSSPLSTRPKQTVHHNEPKGSGNSTSTVTGRRVTHHQAPTSSMRVSSASSSNSLSSSSRPPVHSSTGGVGSGSVGSMVRSRSHGTNGASGATGSSTGAPSGLLRKPVRPQTSHPPPPPSSH; encoded by the exons atgtctaGGCATGAAG GTGTCAGCTGTGATTCTTGTATCAAAGGAAATTTTAGGGGTTTACGGTTCAAATGTTTGATATGCTATGACTATGATCTGTGTGCAACTTGTTATGAAGCAGGAGCAACGAACACACGCCACACTGCAGATCATCCCATGCAATGCATACTCACTAGATCAGACTATG ATACTTTTTATGGAGGGGAGTCAATCAGCTCAGATACAACCCAGTCTTTCACATGTCCTTATTGTGGCAAGCTTGGATACACTGAAACAGGGTTGTATGATCATGTAACAGCAGACCATACAGAGACCCCTTATGAAGTG GTATGTCCCATATGTGCGTCTTTACCGGGTGGAGAGCCAAATCAGGTTACCGAAGATTTTGCTGCCCATCTTACCATGGAACATCGTG GTGGCATTATTGGCAATAATGGTGTTTTACGAGAAGAAGAACCAGGAGGAATCGGTCGAGGTGTACGTCGTATTCCGCATCCAGCTCGTGGATCATCTGGCCCCAGAACACGAAGACCTAACATGCACTTTAC ttcTACAGGGTCTGTTCTGACATCGTCGGGAAGTACGCCTGGATCTAACTCCAGTTCATCGAGAGAGCGGGATCGGGAACGCGAAAGAGAGGCGATGGATCCGATAGCCGAACTTCTCTCTCAACTGAGTGGGGTACGACGAGGACTTAGTGGTGTATCTGGTGCTTCCGGACTAGGTAGCGTTCTCGGTTTGGGCGCGCTAGGATCATTAGGTGGAGCTCTGGGCTCACTAGGAG CCAATTTAAGTGGTCCGTCGCCTGGGTCCTCCAGTTCTGGCTTGCCAACACCTTCCGGCAGAGGAAGACTATTAGGATTAGTTGGAAGAGACAATGCGG GAGCGTTTAGTGAATTAGTCAGTAACGGAGCAAGTGGACAGTCCCAGCCGCAGTTAGAACGACATCAG GCGCTGAGACTGCCACGGCGACAGACACAAGTCATATCAGCACCATCAACGTTCTCATCAACGAATGTTAATACCGGTGCGGCACCTAATGGTTCCGGTTCTGTTGTACCCACCAACATTTCAGTCGGTAGCCGCGATTCTACGAGCAATTCCCATTTACTCTTATCAAG GTTGGGAAATGTACTAAAAGACGATAGGAAGGAGTCGAACAGTAAAACCTGTCAGGATCGAAGTCTCTTTATACAGGATCTAATCCTTTCAACTCTAGCTGCTGGATTTGAATTGGACATTGACAGAGATCTGACCACTCCTTTGTCTAGTGTCGACCTATCTCGGGATGTTTTGCCTACTGATCCTCCTCCTAAGAATGACCTTACATCGACAAGGG CGAATCATGTTGGTGGGGCACCTGTGACATCGACCACAAGTACTACACTGGGCACAGTGGGAATCTCTGCCGCCGATACTATGGTTGTCTCACCCTCAACGTCAGTTACTGCTGCGTCCGCTTTCCCAGAAGGTTCATCCAACAGTCGACCTGCAACTGTTATTAGTAGCTCTCCATTGTCAACAAGACCCAAGCAAACGGTTCATCACAACGAACCGAAAG gTTCTGGTAACTCAACGTCCACTGTAACTGGACGACGAGTAACTCATCACCAGGCGCCAACTTCGAGTATGCGCGTCTCCAGTGCCTCTTCTTCAAACTCGTTATCGTCATCGTCTCGGCCGCCTGTTCACAGCTCGACTGGTGGGGTCGGTAGTGGGTCCGTCGGCTCTATGGTTCGATCTAGAAGTCATGGCACCAACGGAGCTAGTGGGGCGACTGGGTCTAGCACTGGAGCGCCCAGTGGATTGTTAAGAAAGCCTGTCCGGCCGCAGACCAGTCATCCCCCGCCTCCCCCTTCCTCTCACTAA
- the LOC116915973 gene encoding cyclin-C → MAGNFWQSSHCQQWLLDPSDLVRERQVDFAVVTEEDYQKLFIFFSNFIQVLGEHLKLKQQVIATATVYFKRFYARNSLKCIDPLLLAPTCILLASKVEEFGVISNNRLITTCQSVVKSKFNYAYPQEFPYRANHILECEFYLLENMDCCLVVYQPYRPLVQFVQDIGQEDLLGLSWKIVNDSLRTDISLLYPPYQIALAAMQMACVVLQKDGKNWFAEIAVDTDKIQEITRQILALYDLYKTYDEKKEIQGLLAKMPKPKSQPSRPPSSAQSQDGIQGTNDQSMGVNN, encoded by the exons ATGGCTGGGAATTTCTGGCAGAGCTCACACTG TCAACAGTGGTTACTAGATCCTTCTGACCTGGTTCGAGAACGGCAAGTGGATTTTGCTGTCGTAACAGAAGAAGATTATCAAAAATTATTCATATTCTTCAGTAACT TCATCCAGGTTCTCGGAGAGCATTTGAAACTGAAACAGCAAGTGATTGCAACTGCCACTGTGTACTTTAAACGTTTTTATGCAAGAAATTCTTTGAAATGTATTGATCCACTATTGCTTGCACCTACTTGCATATTATTGGCTTCAAAAGTGGAAGAATTTGGGGTAATTTCAAACAACAGGCTCATCACTACATGTCAATCAGTTG TCAAATCTAAATTCAACTATGCCTATCCTCAAGAATTTCCTTACAGAGCAAATCACATTCTTGAGTGTGAATTCTATTTATTGGAAAATATGGATTGCTGCCTTGTTGTCTACCAACCTTATAG GCCACTTGTCCAGTTTGTTCAAGATATTGGGCAAGAAGACCTTCTTGGATTGTCCTGGAAAATAGTCAATGATAGTCTAAGAACTGATATTTCACTCTTGTATCCCCCATACCAAATTGCACTAG CCGCCATGCAAATGGCATGTGTAGTGCTTCAAAAAGACGGCAAAAATTGGTTTGCGGAAATTGCGGTTGATACAGATAAAATTCAGGAAATAACTCGCCAAATACTGGCGTTGTATGATCTTTACAAGACGTAtgacgagaaaaaagaaattcaggGATTGTTGGCGAAGATGCCAAAGCCGAAATCACAGCCAAGTCG GCCTCCCTCGTCAGCACAATCACAGGATGGAATACAGGGCACAAATGACCAATCCATGGGTGTGAACAACTGA
- the LOC123466460 gene encoding uncharacterized protein LOC123466460 — MNVFKTMFVICAVLGVSASCSNSYTSQSSPGQGLQADENSAGHGGMTSEMSSFASQIQQAMTNSQLLSADQPEASPVVGQQRPGAMFAPAAPTTTQYLCSCITINPVASVHHAPASTDSFNSGEASAAQSAPVHSCSSGSAGPHSSDDCPHQHTAQSSPAQEQYAANNGGY; from the exons ATGAATGTTTTCAAAACT atgtTCGTGATCTGCGCTGTGCTCGGTGTGTCTGCCTCCTGCTCAAACTCGTACACGTCGCA atCTTCCCCTGGCCAGGGATTGCAGGCTGATGAGAACAGCGCTGGTCACGGCGGAATGACCAGTGAAATGTCATCATTCGCCAGCCAAATTCAACAAGCAATGACGAACAGCCAATTGTTATCAGCTGACCAGCCGGAAGCAAGTCCAGTCGTTGGACAACAGAGACCTGGAGCCATGTTTGCTCCTGCTGCTCCAACAACTACTCAATATCTGTGTTCTTGCATCACCATTAACCCAGTAGCATCAGTTCATCATGCCCCAGCATCGACCGATTCGTTTAACTCCGGCGAAGCTTCCGCTGCTCAGTCTGCTCCTGTCCATTCCTGTTCTTCCGGGTCGGCCGGCCCCCATAGCAGTGACGATTGTCCTCATCAACATACTGCCCAATCATCGCCAGCACAAGAACAGTATGCTGCGAATAATGGAGGCTATTAA